The following are encoded together in the Vibrio zhugei genome:
- a CDS encoding ABC transporter permease, whose protein sequence is MDMTVITDNLPLYLQGMWTTAWLVGASLLLEIVCAIPLALLRNSTRPILRWPSWAYIYYFRGTPLLIQLYLIYYGLNQFITVVGTWWENAWFCALVSFVLNTAAYTAEIIRGAINGLPSGEIEAGRAFGMSTMKIYQRIILPGAMRRALPAYSNEVIFMLHGSAVAGIITIMDLTGAARLVNARYYAPFEAFLTARIGYMCLSLLLIGGFKWAEKKYLAYLHV, encoded by the coding sequence ATGGATATGACGGTCATTACTGATAATTTGCCCTTGTATTTACAAGGCATGTGGACAACGGCTTGGTTGGTGGGGGCTTCGTTACTGCTAGAGATCGTATGCGCCATTCCACTCGCCTTATTGCGTAATAGTACACGGCCAATCTTACGCTGGCCCAGTTGGGCTTACATCTACTATTTCCGCGGTACGCCGCTGCTTATCCAGTTGTATCTCATATACTATGGCCTGAACCAATTTATAACGGTCGTGGGGACTTGGTGGGAAAATGCGTGGTTTTGTGCCTTGGTATCTTTTGTGTTAAACACCGCAGCCTATACTGCAGAAATCATCCGCGGCGCGATTAATGGATTGCCGAGTGGAGAAATTGAAGCGGGTCGAGCATTCGGTATGAGCACCATGAAAATTTATCAACGTATTATCTTGCCCGGCGCTATGCGAAGAGCATTACCTGCCTACAGTAATGAAGTGATTTTCATGTTACACGGCAGTGCTGTCGCTGGGATTATTACCATTATGGATTTGACAGGCGCTGCCCGCCTCGTCAATGCACGCTACTACGCACCATTTGAAGCCTTTTTAACGGCACGCATTGGCTATATGTGTTTGAGTTTACTACTCATTGGTGGTTTTAAGTGGGCAGAGAAGAAATATTTAGCTTACCTGCATGTGTAG
- a CDS encoding ABC transporter permease: MWNLYGYGWAILKGAALTVEVALLSVCIAVILGMFGALAKLSSIRIARVLATGYTTLIRGIPDLVLMMLIFFGGQIFLNNTLYNVNEWLNQAIQYWQPSHEWTAYLPDYIDVSPFWAGSITIGFIFGAYMAETFRGAILAVNKGELEAGKAYGMSPWLSFRRILFPQMVRHALPGFGNNWLVLLKTTALVSIIGLEDMVRVGGLAAGSTQQPFTFYMTISVIFLLFTSLSSGLLTLLERRYRIYTR, encoded by the coding sequence ATGTGGAATTTATATGGATATGGATGGGCGATTTTAAAGGGAGCAGCATTAACTGTTGAGGTCGCTTTGTTATCGGTTTGTATTGCCGTCATCCTTGGTATGTTTGGGGCATTGGCGAAGCTATCTTCAATCCGCATCGCCCGAGTACTCGCAACCGGTTACACCACATTGATTCGTGGTATTCCGGATTTAGTACTCATGATGCTCATTTTTTTCGGCGGGCAAATTTTTCTCAATAATACGTTATATAATGTCAATGAATGGCTCAATCAGGCCATCCAATACTGGCAACCGTCTCATGAATGGACTGCTTATCTTCCCGACTATATTGACGTCAGTCCGTTCTGGGCTGGCAGTATCACCATTGGCTTTATCTTCGGCGCGTATATGGCTGAGACATTTCGTGGCGCGATTTTAGCGGTCAATAAAGGGGAATTAGAAGCGGGTAAAGCCTATGGTATGAGTCCGTGGCTTAGTTTTCGGCGAATCTTGTTTCCACAAATGGTACGCCATGCCTTGCCTGGCTTTGGCAATAACTGGTTAGTGTTACTCAAAACCACGGCGTTAGTGTCGATCATTGGTTTGGAGGATATGGTGCGTGTTGGAGGGTTAGCTGCCGGGTCAACTCAGCAGCCTTTCACATTTTATATGACGATCTCGGTCATCTTCCTTCTATTTACCAGCCTCTCAAGCGGTCTTCTGACGCTACTAGAACGTCGGTATCGGATTTATACAAGGTAA
- a CDS encoding ABC transporter substrate-binding protein: MKIGLMGTVLAATMVSGFLQAKEWHTVRFGTEGAYPPFNWTAPDGTLQGFDVDIAHALCKQMKVQCKLVRQDWDGIIPALLARKYDAIIAGMSITDERRRKVDFTHKYALMPNKFIAKKTTHIDFTKQGLKGVKIGVQRATTHDKYLSDNYGDEVDIVRYGSFDEAYLDLKNGRIAAVLGDASALQDGMLNKPGGDKYHFVGPTLTDPKWFGDGFGIAVRKQDKDLTKKLNAAIDAIRKNGQYQTIARKYFDFDVYGE; the protein is encoded by the coding sequence ATGAAAATAGGGTTAATGGGTACAGTATTAGCGGCGACAATGGTCTCCGGATTTTTACAAGCAAAAGAGTGGCACACGGTCAGGTTTGGAACGGAAGGCGCGTATCCTCCATTTAACTGGACAGCCCCAGATGGGACATTGCAAGGCTTTGATGTCGATATTGCTCATGCATTGTGCAAACAAATGAAGGTTCAGTGTAAGCTTGTCCGCCAAGATTGGGATGGGATCATTCCCGCTCTATTGGCTCGTAAATATGATGCGATCATCGCAGGGATGTCGATCACGGATGAGCGACGCCGAAAAGTGGACTTCACTCATAAGTATGCGCTCATGCCCAACAAATTTATCGCCAAGAAAACCACGCACATCGATTTCACTAAACAGGGACTAAAAGGCGTTAAGATTGGTGTTCAGCGTGCGACGACCCATGATAAGTATTTAAGTGATAATTATGGCGATGAGGTCGATATTGTTCGTTACGGATCATTTGATGAAGCCTATCTGGATTTGAAAAATGGCCGAATTGCCGCTGTCCTGGGGGATGCCTCCGCATTGCAAGATGGTATGTTGAATAAGCCCGGAGGAGATAAATATCACTTCGTTGGCCCAACGTTGACCGATCCTAAATGGTTTGGTGATGGTTTTGGTATCGCGGTACGTAAACAAGATAAAGACTTAACCAAAAAGCTCAATGCCGCCATTGACGCTATACGTAAAAATGGTCAATACCAAACCATTGCGCGTAAATACTTTGATTTTGATGTGTACGGCGAATAA
- a CDS encoding ABC transporter ATP-binding protein: MNETVSLHVKNLYKTFGSNEVLSGISLKAHQGDVISIIGSSGSGKSTFLRCINLLETPTSGEIWVKDEPIKMATDKAGHTFPSDARQVQRIRSRLAMVFQSFNLWSHLTVLENVIEAPVHVLSVPKPQAIGQADSLLHRVGLYDRRHDYPGQLSGGQQQRAAIARALAVEPEVMLFDEPTSALDPELVGEVLGVMRGLAEEGRTMLVVTHEMSFARDVSNHVMFLHQGKVEEQGHPQDLFPHPKSPQLAQFLSSVY; encoded by the coding sequence ATGAATGAAACCGTTTCACTGCACGTCAAAAATCTCTATAAAACGTTTGGATCCAATGAAGTGCTCAGCGGGATTTCATTAAAAGCCCATCAGGGGGATGTCATTTCTATTATTGGTTCTTCTGGTTCAGGGAAAAGTACCTTTCTACGTTGTATCAATTTATTAGAAACGCCGACCTCTGGTGAGATTTGGGTGAAAGATGAGCCAATAAAAATGGCGACTGACAAAGCTGGGCACACTTTTCCATCAGATGCTCGGCAGGTACAACGCATACGTTCACGTCTTGCGATGGTATTCCAAAGTTTTAACTTGTGGTCGCATTTGACGGTACTAGAGAACGTTATTGAAGCCCCTGTTCATGTACTCAGTGTTCCCAAACCACAAGCGATCGGACAGGCAGATAGTTTACTCCATCGGGTTGGGCTTTATGACCGGCGCCACGACTATCCAGGTCAGTTATCGGGCGGTCAACAGCAACGCGCTGCGATTGCTCGAGCGTTAGCTGTTGAACCAGAAGTGATGCTATTTGATGAACCAACGTCGGCCTTGGACCCTGAGTTGGTCGGTGAAGTTCTTGGTGTTATGCGCGGGCTCGCCGAAGAAGGTCGTACGATGCTGGTGGTCACTCATGAGATGTCTTTTGCTCGTGATGTGTCTAATCATGTTATGTTCTTGCATCAAGGAAAAGTTGAGGAACAAGGCCATCCACAGGACTTGTTTCCTCACCCCAAATCCCCTCAGTTAGCGCAGTTTTTATCATCGGTCTATTAG
- the pflB gene encoding formate C-acetyltransferase: MAEQFAKAWESFVEGEWQNEVNVRDFIQKNYTPYEGDESFLVSEGTEATKSLWAKVMEGIKQENATHAPVDFDTSVISTVTSHDAGYINKDLEKIVGLQTEAPLKRAIIPNGGIRMVEGSCKAYGRELDPVTKKIYSEYRKTHNQGVFDVYTPSILKCRKAGILTGLPDAYGRGRIIGDYRRIALYGIDRLMADKYAQFTSLQEDFENGVDLSATIQLREEVAEQHRALAQIKEMAAKYGCDISRPAETAQEAIQWTYFGYLAAVKSQNGAAMSLGRTSTFLDIYIERDMAAGRLNEDQAQELVDHFVMKLRMVRFLRTPEYDELFSGDPIWATESIGGMGLDGRPLVTKTNFRFLNSLYTMGPSPEPNTTVLWSEKLPVGFKKFCAKVSIDTSSIQYENDDLMRPDFNSDDYAIACCVSPMVIGKQMQFFGARANLAKTMLYTINGGVDEKLKIQVGPEMPKITAEVLDYDELWEKMDHFMDWLAKQYVTALNAIHFMHDKYSYEASLMALHDLHVKRTMACGIAGLSVAADSLSAIKYAKVTPVRDEDGLAIDFNIEGDYPKFGNNDPRVDDIACELVRVFMNKIRELKTYRDAIPTQSILTITSNVVYGKKTGNTPDGRRAGAPFGPGANPMHGRDQKGAVASLTSVGKLPFADAQDGISYTFSIVPNALGKEENSQRSNLAGLMDGYFHHQENVEGGQHLNVNVLNRDTLLDAVEHPENYPQLTIRVSGYAVRFNSLTREQQQDVISRTFTETM; this comes from the coding sequence ATGGCAGAGCAATTTGCTAAAGCTTGGGAAAGTTTTGTTGAAGGTGAATGGCAAAACGAAGTAAACGTTCGCGACTTTATCCAAAAAAACTACACTCCTTATGAAGGTGACGAGTCTTTCCTCGTTTCTGAAGGTACTGAAGCAACCAAATCGCTTTGGGCCAAAGTCATGGAAGGCATTAAGCAAGAAAACGCGACACATGCCCCTGTTGATTTCGATACATCGGTTATTTCTACCGTGACATCTCACGACGCTGGCTATATTAACAAAGACCTAGAAAAAATTGTTGGTCTACAAACTGAAGCGCCACTAAAACGTGCGATTATCCCTAACGGTGGTATTCGTATGGTTGAAGGCTCATGCAAAGCCTACGGCCGTGAATTAGATCCTGTCACTAAAAAAATCTATTCTGAATATCGTAAAACACACAACCAAGGTGTGTTCGATGTGTACACTCCGTCTATCCTAAAATGTCGTAAAGCGGGTATCTTAACAGGTCTACCTGATGCTTACGGTCGTGGGCGTATTATCGGTGACTACCGCCGTATCGCGCTTTATGGTATTGATCGTTTGATGGCAGATAAATACGCTCAATTTACCTCTTTACAAGAAGACTTCGAAAACGGTGTCGATCTTTCGGCAACCATTCAGCTTCGTGAAGAAGTGGCTGAGCAACATCGCGCTCTTGCTCAAATCAAAGAAATGGCAGCAAAATACGGCTGTGATATTTCACGCCCAGCAGAAACCGCACAAGAAGCGATTCAATGGACTTACTTTGGCTACCTTGCAGCGGTGAAATCACAAAACGGCGCTGCAATGTCACTTGGTCGTACTTCAACCTTCCTCGATATCTATATTGAACGTGATATGGCTGCAGGACGTCTGAATGAAGACCAAGCACAAGAGTTGGTTGATCACTTTGTGATGAAACTTCGTATGGTCCGCTTCCTACGTACACCAGAATACGATGAGTTATTCTCTGGTGACCCAATTTGGGCAACAGAATCTATCGGTGGTATGGGACTTGACGGTCGTCCATTGGTAACCAAAACAAACTTCCGATTCCTGAATAGTTTATACACTATGGGTCCTTCTCCTGAGCCAAATACAACCGTACTTTGGTCAGAAAAACTGCCCGTAGGCTTCAAAAAATTCTGTGCGAAAGTGTCTATTGATACCTCATCAATCCAATATGAGAATGATGATTTAATGCGCCCAGACTTCAACTCCGATGACTACGCCATCGCATGTTGTGTTTCCCCAATGGTCATTGGTAAACAAATGCAGTTCTTCGGTGCTCGTGCTAACTTGGCGAAAACCATGCTGTACACCATTAACGGTGGTGTGGACGAAAAACTGAAAATTCAGGTTGGTCCTGAAATGCCAAAAATCACGGCTGAAGTTCTTGATTACGATGAACTTTGGGAGAAAATGGATCACTTCATGGACTGGTTAGCAAAACAATACGTGACCGCATTGAATGCTATCCACTTTATGCATGACAAATACAGCTATGAAGCATCACTCATGGCACTGCATGACTTACACGTAAAACGTACAATGGCATGTGGTATCGCAGGTCTATCGGTTGCCGCTGACTCGTTGTCTGCCATTAAATACGCTAAAGTGACCCCTGTGCGTGACGAAGACGGTTTAGCTATCGACTTCAATATTGAGGGTGATTATCCAAAATTCGGTAATAATGACCCACGTGTTGATGACATTGCCTGTGAATTGGTTCGCGTGTTTATGAACAAAATTCGCGAGCTTAAAACCTATCGTGATGCGATTCCAACTCAGTCAATTCTGACCATTACCTCGAACGTTGTCTACGGCAAAAAAACAGGTAACACACCTGACGGTCGTCGCGCTGGCGCACCATTTGGCCCAGGTGCAAACCCAATGCACGGACGCGATCAAAAAGGTGCAGTAGCGTCGTTGACATCGGTGGGTAAACTGCCATTCGCGGATGCACAGGACGGTATTTCATATACCTTCTCTATTGTACCGAACGCGCTAGGTAAAGAAGAAAACTCACAACGCTCTAACCTCGCAGGGTTGATGGATGGTTACTTCCACCATCAAGAAAATGTCGAAGGTGGCCAGCACTTAAACGTCAACGTGCTGAACCGTGATACCTTGTTAGACGCTGTTGAGCATCCAGAAAACTACCCACAATTGACCATCCGTGTGTCAGGGTATGCGGTTCGCTTCAACTCGCTCACTCGTGAGCAACAACAAGATGTTATTTCACGTACATTTACAGAAACGATGTAA
- the pflA gene encoding pyruvate formate lyase 1-activating protein yields the protein MSTIGRIHSYETCGTVDGPGIRFIIFLQGCLLRCKYCHNRDTWDTHIGKETTVEDIINEAKTYRHFMNASGGGITCSGGESMLQPEFVRDLFQAAHAEGIHTCLDTNGYVRKYTKVIDEVMDATDLVMLDIKQMKNSVHENLVGVSNKRILDFARYLHTIGKETWLRYVVVPGYTDDDESAHLLGEFIKDMDNIVKIEMLPYHKLGAHKWEAMGEEYPLEGVNPPSKDTMERIKSILLHYKSNVSY from the coding sequence ATGTCTACAATTGGTCGCATACATTCCTATGAAACCTGCGGTACTGTTGATGGTCCCGGTATCCGCTTTATCATCTTCTTACAAGGGTGTTTATTGCGGTGTAAGTATTGTCATAACCGTGATACATGGGACACACACATTGGTAAAGAGACTACCGTCGAAGACATCATCAACGAAGCAAAAACCTATCGCCATTTTATGAATGCATCCGGTGGCGGTATTACCTGCTCAGGCGGCGAGTCTATGTTACAACCCGAATTTGTCCGTGATTTATTTCAAGCAGCCCATGCTGAAGGCATTCACACTTGTCTTGATACCAATGGCTATGTCCGTAAATATACCAAGGTCATTGATGAAGTTATGGACGCGACAGACCTCGTGATGCTTGATATTAAGCAAATGAAAAATAGCGTGCATGAAAATTTGGTCGGGGTTTCAAATAAGCGCATTCTCGACTTCGCTCGTTACCTACACACAATCGGCAAAGAAACTTGGCTACGTTATGTGGTTGTTCCTGGTTATACCGATGATGATGAATCTGCCCACTTGTTGGGAGAATTTATTAAAGATATGGACAATATTGTAAAAATAGAAATGTTGCCTTATCACAAGTTAGGGGCGCATAAATGGGAAGCAATGGGAGAAGAGTATCCGTTAGAAGGCGTGAATCCGCCCAGCAAGGACACCATGGAGCGCATTAAAAGCATTTTATTACACTATAAATCGAACGTATCTTATTAA
- a CDS encoding YfbU family protein: MEMTHAQRLILSNQYTLMSQLDNANAEHYERLKTIVERGYDLQIKELTRAFDCLPEEQCQTIISTMDMFHAMQESHHMLSKEAQNDIDARRLRFLGYDAVTETQAMNYVRFLVHTEQRYPQFLPNEHEFNSQVPMADKYQKMLAVWQQCPRQYHLSVAELHQILNA, from the coding sequence ATGGAAATGACCCATGCACAACGCCTGATTTTATCGAATCAATACACTTTGATGTCACAGCTAGATAATGCCAATGCTGAACATTATGAACGTTTAAAAACCATAGTAGAGCGTGGTTACGATCTGCAAATCAAAGAATTAACGCGTGCGTTTGACTGCTTACCTGAAGAACAATGCCAGACAATTATCAGTACTATGGACATGTTTCATGCGATGCAAGAATCCCATCATATGTTGTCCAAAGAGGCTCAAAACGATATCGATGCACGTCGACTCCGTTTTTTAGGATACGATGCTGTAACAGAAACTCAAGCGATGAATTACGTGCGTTTTCTCGTGCACACTGAGCAGCGTTATCCACAATTTTTGCCCAATGAACATGAATTTAATAGCCAAGTACCAATGGCAGACAAATACCAAAAAATGCTCGCGGTTTGGCAGCAATGTCCAAGGCAATATCACTTATCTGTGGCCGAACTCCATCAAATCCTCAATGCGTGA
- a CDS encoding MipA/OmpV family protein gives MTNISRTILMAVASMALVISYSVHARSDGVAVGGAYHYSSDIYKDTDSHNEGFPLISYRGEHVYFQGVELGVGLMPLDAPHNILWQVTYDGRHFDPDDSDNAAMQGLNERHATGLTGPELRYSLPVGQLAVKAALEFTNEHHGYLLDASWLYSYRFQGATGLTTQIGYQYNSSKMSNYLYGVSESESAQTGITSYDVGGSGSWYAALGGFAELTSSIRLFAGAKLTYFDKDIYDSPIVTHEVTHSLNVGVAYRF, from the coding sequence ATGACGAATATATCGAGAACGATCCTGATGGCGGTCGCCAGTATGGCATTAGTTATCTCGTATTCTGTTCACGCACGTTCTGATGGGGTAGCCGTTGGTGGTGCTTATCATTACAGTAGCGACATTTATAAAGATACGGATAGTCACAATGAGGGATTTCCGTTGATCAGTTATCGAGGAGAGCATGTCTATTTTCAGGGAGTAGAGTTGGGTGTTGGATTGATGCCGCTTGATGCTCCACACAATATCTTATGGCAGGTGACGTATGATGGACGTCATTTTGATCCCGATGACTCTGATAATGCGGCCATGCAAGGCCTTAATGAACGTCATGCAACAGGGTTGACCGGGCCTGAATTACGTTATTCTTTGCCGGTCGGCCAGCTCGCGGTCAAAGCCGCTTTGGAATTTACCAATGAACACCATGGGTATTTGCTGGATGCATCATGGCTGTATTCCTACCGTTTTCAAGGAGCAACGGGACTCACCACACAGATCGGTTATCAATACAACTCATCGAAGATGAGCAATTATTTATATGGGGTCTCTGAGAGTGAATCAGCGCAGACCGGGATTACGTCATACGATGTCGGGGGTTCTGGATCCTGGTATGCCGCGTTGGGCGGTTTCGCGGAGTTAACCTCAAGCATTCGCCTTTTTGCAGGCGCTAAATTGACTTACTTTGATAAGGATATTTACGACAGTCCAATTGTGACTCATGAAGTCACCCACAGTCTCAATGTTGGGGTGGCGTATCGTTTTTAA
- a CDS encoding PrkA family serine protein kinase, with product MSIFDHFQARYEAAKDEELSIQEFLAQCKDDKSAYANAAERLLLAIGEPEMVDTSKHPRLSRIFSNRVIARYEPFKEFYGMEDAIEQIVSYLRHAAQGLEERKQILYLLGPVGGGKSSLAEKLKALMQQQPIYVLSANGQRSPVNDHPFCLFNVNEDGELLRQEYGIEKRYLRSIMSPWAAKRLHEFGGDITKFKVVKVRPSILDQVGIAKTEPGDENNQDISALVGKVDIRKLEHYSQDDPDAYSYSGALCRANQGLMEFVEMFKAPIKVLHPLLTATQEGNFNGTEGLSALPFDGMILAHSNESEWQTFRNNKNNEAFLDRVYIVKVPYCLRVSEEVKIYEKLLEHSELFHAPCAPSTLELLAQFSVLSRLKVPENSSIFSKMRVYDGETLKDTDPKAKSYQEYRDYAGVDEGMSGLSTRFAFKILSRVFNFDHVEVAANPVHLFYVIEQQIEREQFPQDIAERYLEFVKGYLVPRYVEFIGKEIQTAYLESYSEYGQNIFDRYVTYADFWIQDQEYRDPETGQLFDRSSLNGELEKIEKTAGISNPKDFRNEIVNFVLRARANNSGKNPLWTSYEKLRTVIEKKMFSNTEELLPVISFNTKTSSEDQKKHDNFVARMMEKGYTEKQVRLLSEWYLRVRKSS from the coding sequence ATGAGTATTTTTGACCACTTTCAGGCACGCTATGAAGCCGCCAAGGATGAAGAGTTATCAATACAAGAGTTTCTAGCACAATGTAAAGATGATAAAAGTGCTTATGCGAATGCAGCAGAGCGTTTGCTACTAGCCATCGGTGAACCCGAAATGGTGGATACATCTAAGCACCCTCGTCTAAGTCGAATTTTTTCTAATCGTGTAATTGCTCGCTATGAGCCTTTCAAAGAGTTCTATGGTATGGAAGATGCCATTGAACAAATCGTCTCCTATCTACGACACGCTGCTCAGGGTCTTGAAGAACGTAAACAAATTTTGTATTTGCTTGGCCCTGTCGGTGGCGGTAAGTCGTCGTTAGCAGAAAAACTGAAAGCACTCATGCAGCAACAACCTATCTATGTGCTTTCAGCAAATGGACAGCGCAGTCCGGTCAATGATCACCCGTTTTGCTTATTTAATGTCAATGAAGACGGTGAGTTATTACGACAAGAATATGGTATTGAAAAGCGCTACTTGCGCTCAATCATGTCACCTTGGGCCGCCAAACGCCTGCATGAATTTGGTGGCGATATTACCAAATTTAAAGTCGTCAAAGTGCGGCCGTCCATACTCGATCAAGTGGGCATAGCCAAAACCGAGCCTGGCGATGAAAACAACCAAGACATCTCTGCTTTGGTCGGCAAAGTCGATATCCGCAAACTCGAGCATTACTCACAAGACGATCCAGATGCTTATAGCTACTCAGGGGCGTTGTGTCGTGCGAACCAAGGCTTGATGGAATTTGTCGAAATGTTTAAGGCGCCGATTAAAGTCTTGCATCCTTTATTAACCGCGACGCAAGAAGGTAATTTCAACGGCACCGAAGGCTTATCCGCACTGCCCTTCGATGGAATGATCTTGGCCCACTCAAATGAATCTGAGTGGCAAACCTTTCGCAATAACAAAAACAACGAGGCGTTTTTAGACCGCGTCTATATTGTCAAAGTCCCTTATTGTTTACGGGTCTCAGAAGAAGTCAAAATATACGAAAAACTGCTTGAGCATAGTGAATTATTTCACGCACCATGTGCCCCAAGCACCCTTGAGTTACTTGCGCAATTTAGCGTGCTCTCGCGTCTAAAAGTCCCAGAAAACTCTTCGATTTTTTCCAAAATGCGGGTTTACGATGGCGAGACACTCAAAGATACCGATCCAAAAGCGAAGAGTTATCAAGAGTACCGAGATTATGCTGGCGTTGATGAAGGCATGTCAGGGCTCTCGACTCGGTTTGCTTTTAAAATTCTATCCCGAGTGTTTAACTTTGATCATGTTGAAGTGGCCGCCAACCCAGTTCATCTTTTCTACGTGATTGAGCAACAAATTGAACGCGAACAATTCCCACAAGATATTGCAGAGCGTTATTTAGAATTTGTGAAGGGCTATCTGGTTCCTCGATATGTCGAATTTATCGGTAAAGAAATTCAAACCGCCTATCTCGAATCTTATTCTGAGTATGGTCAGAATATTTTCGACCGCTACGTCACCTATGCAGATTTCTGGATTCAAGATCAAGAATATCGCGATCCAGAAACCGGCCAACTCTTTGACCGTTCATCACTCAATGGTGAATTGGAAAAAATTGAGAAAACAGCCGGGATCAGTAATCCAAAAGATTTCCGTAACGAAATCGTTAACTTTGTACTTCGGGCGCGCGCCAATAACAGTGGGAAAAACCCACTATGGACCAGCTACGAAAAACTGCGTACGGTAATTGAGAAAAAAATGTTCTCCAATACCGAAGAACTGTTGCCAGTGATTTCATTTAATACCAAAACCTCTTCCGAGGATCAGAAAAAGCACGATAACTTCGTGGCTCGTATGATGGAAAAAGGCTATACGGAAAAACAAGTTCGCTTGCTTTCTGAATGGTATTTACGAGTACGCAAATCCTCGTAA
- a CDS encoding YeaH/YhbH family protein, with the protein MAQFIDRRLNGKNKSAINRQRFLRRYKEQIKESVADAVNRRSITNTDTGEDVSIPHRDIKEPSFHQGKGGERQRVHPGNDQFTRGDRIERPSGGQGGSGSGEGDASQDGEGQDDFVFQISKDEYLDLLFEDLELPNLEKNQVSKITEWKSHRSGYQTAGIPSNIAIVRSLQQSLARRTAMTAGKRRLMRELEAELKQLQHQEPAQATEEGRLQEEIKALRHQIESVPFIDTFDLRFKNYEKRPIPSSQAVMFCLMDVSGSMDQATKDIAKRFYVLLYLFLTRKYENVEVVYIRHHTQAKEVDEQEFFYSQETGGTIVSSVLKLMQDIIAKRYPLNEWNIYAAQASDGDNWADDSPRCKELLSDTLLPECRYYAYIEITRRSHQTLWHEYEKLQESFGNFAIKNIRSVEDIYPVFRELFQKETA; encoded by the coding sequence ATGGCGCAATTTATTGATAGAAGATTAAATGGTAAAAATAAAAGTGCGATCAATCGCCAGCGCTTTTTACGCCGTTATAAAGAACAAATCAAAGAATCCGTAGCGGATGCGGTTAACCGTCGCTCCATTACCAACACTGACACGGGGGAAGATGTCTCCATTCCACATCGAGACATCAAAGAGCCGTCGTTTCATCAAGGAAAAGGCGGTGAACGTCAACGCGTTCATCCTGGCAATGATCAATTTACGCGTGGTGATAGGATCGAGCGCCCTTCTGGTGGACAAGGGGGCAGCGGTTCCGGTGAAGGCGACGCCAGCCAAGATGGCGAAGGCCAAGACGACTTCGTCTTCCAAATTTCCAAAGATGAGTATCTCGATCTGCTTTTTGAAGATTTAGAGCTCCCCAATTTGGAAAAAAACCAAGTCAGCAAAATTACCGAGTGGAAAAGTCATCGCTCTGGCTACCAAACGGCTGGGATTCCCTCGAACATTGCTATCGTTCGTTCTTTACAACAATCACTGGCACGCCGCACCGCAATGACGGCTGGCAAACGCCGCTTAATGCGAGAACTGGAAGCCGAATTAAAGCAATTACAACATCAAGAACCTGCGCAAGCCACTGAAGAGGGCCGTTTACAAGAGGAAATTAAAGCGCTGCGCCACCAAATTGAATCGGTCCCGTTCATCGATACTTTCGATCTACGTTTTAAGAATTACGAGAAACGCCCCATTCCATCCAGCCAAGCAGTGATGTTTTGTTTAATGGATGTCTCCGGCTCCATGGATCAAGCCACCAAAGACATCGCCAAACGCTTTTACGTCCTCTTATACTTATTTCTTACCCGTAAATACGAAAACGTAGAAGTTGTCTATATCCGTCATCATACGCAAGCAAAAGAGGTCGACGAACAAGAGTTCTTTTATTCACAAGAAACTGGGGGCACGATTGTCTCTAGCGTACTCAAACTCATGCAAGACATCATTGCTAAACGCTACCCACTGAACGAATGGAATATCTATGCCGCGCAAGCGTCTGATGGTGATAACTGGGCAGACGACTCACCTCGCTGTAAAGAGTTACTGAGTGACACCTTACTCCCCGAGTGCCGTTATTATGCCTACATCGAGATCACACGGCGTTCACACCAAACGCTGTGGCACGAATACGAAAAACTACAAGAATCCTTTGGGAACTTTGCGATTAAAAATATTCGCAGTGTCGAAGACATTTATCCGGTATTTCGTGAATTGTTCCAAAAAGAGACCGCATAG